In one Oscillospiraceae bacterium genomic region, the following are encoded:
- a CDS encoding GntR family transcriptional regulator, with the protein MEKIGGNESNQKKRVKRSDIVAQKLMEAIASGQFETGSRLPSESVLAEQFGVSRATLREAFKKLEQLGTIKAKQGSGTYVLYDPSRPGGVEAAAPAPVSLETMVNKLFTVNHFQVTQYLDARTVVEVAALELAVVCMDNENFLNLSKILLDSGEPDCALEDYINYDCMFHRELVRASKNDFLYQFWLILEPCLREQLSRVMDRNLFIASREKHRLIFDALLRRDKKEAISLLEEHFSTILGRFFVKATQLSKSSQHGGQTGEE; encoded by the coding sequence ATGGAAAAGATAGGCGGAAATGAATCCAATCAGAAAAAGCGAGTCAAGAGAAGCGACATTGTGGCGCAAAAGCTGATGGAGGCGATTGCCAGCGGACAATTTGAAACCGGAAGCCGTCTGCCCTCTGAGAGCGTTCTGGCGGAACAGTTTGGCGTAAGCCGGGCGACGCTGCGCGAGGCCTTCAAGAAGCTGGAACAGCTGGGGACGATCAAAGCGAAACAGGGCAGCGGAACTTACGTGCTCTACGATCCCTCCCGGCCCGGCGGGGTCGAGGCCGCCGCCCCGGCACCGGTCAGCCTGGAGACAATGGTGAACAAGCTGTTCACCGTAAACCACTTCCAGGTCACGCAATACCTGGACGCCCGCACGGTTGTGGAGGTCGCGGCCCTGGAGCTGGCCGTAGTGTGCATGGACAACGAGAACTTTTTGAATCTGAGCAAAATCCTGCTGGATTCCGGGGAGCCGGACTGCGCGCTGGAGGACTACATCAACTATGACTGCATGTTCCACAGGGAGCTTGTCCGCGCGTCAAAAAACGATTTTCTCTACCAATTTTGGCTAATTTTGGAGCCTTGCCTGCGGGAACAGCTCTCCCGCGTGATGGACCGCAATCTTTTTATCGCCTCCCGTGAAAAGCACCGCCTGATTTTCGACGCCCTGCTCCGCAGGGATAAGAAAGAGGCCATTTCACTGTTGGAGGAGCATTTTAGTACGATTTTGGGTCGTTTCTTCGTGAAGGCTACCCAGCTCAGCAAGAGCTCGCAGCACGGCGGGCAAACCGGGGAGGAGTAG
- a CDS encoding C4-dicarboxylate ABC transporter substrate-binding protein: MKRILALALSFAMLLGVAACGDKAGTAQPSQSPAVQPSAGQDAPPAAPADQVVIQIGHPDPEGENSRFDYTIKKINEKLQESCGGHFYFQAVPNGQLGTETDMLNGCSDGSVQAAMLSVDTFSNQIPMLQLFSMPYLTNYYEQCFILLDDPDFMQTTRDTFAQEWNIQVLGGYMYNGPRMLASVKPIRSLEDCKDVLVRITTNQIAQKTWEALGAIPTVVAFSECYTAFSQGVVDAIDCPVETQYICAFYEPAKYLCFTDEYDVLSIPLMNMDLYYSLTEEERGWIDEAFEYGVQMERSRILESMDEVTRYMTDGTVASLERCDIDRTQFQTATLSVHEEYYSILGGELFDWAYEKLDEDNAAKGLPLWRDLAAWSDYAKG; the protein is encoded by the coding sequence ATGAAGAGGATCCTTGCACTCGCACTGAGTTTTGCCATGCTGCTGGGGGTTGCCGCGTGCGGCGACAAGGCGGGCACCGCCCAGCCCTCCCAGTCCCCTGCGGTCCAGCCCAGCGCCGGCCAGGACGCGCCCCCCGCGGCCCCTGCCGATCAGGTCGTCATTCAGATTGGACACCCCGATCCTGAGGGTGAAAACTCCCGCTTTGACTATACGATTAAAAAGATTAATGAAAAGCTGCAGGAGAGCTGCGGCGGGCACTTCTATTTCCAGGCGGTGCCCAACGGCCAGCTGGGGACCGAGACCGACATGCTCAACGGCTGTTCCGACGGATCGGTGCAAGCGGCCATGCTCTCGGTGGACACCTTTTCCAACCAAATCCCCATGCTTCAGCTCTTCTCCATGCCCTATCTGACCAACTACTACGAACAGTGCTTTATCCTGCTGGACGATCCCGATTTTATGCAGACCACCCGGGACACCTTTGCGCAGGAGTGGAACATTCAGGTGCTGGGCGGCTATATGTACAACGGCCCTCGTATGCTGGCCTCGGTCAAGCCCATCCGCTCCCTTGAGGACTGCAAGGACGTGCTGGTGCGTATCACCACCAACCAGATTGCCCAAAAGACCTGGGAGGCCCTGGGGGCGATCCCCACCGTGGTTGCCTTCAGCGAGTGCTACACCGCCTTCTCCCAGGGCGTGGTGGACGCCATCGACTGCCCCGTGGAGACCCAGTATATCTGCGCGTTTTATGAGCCGGCCAAGTACCTCTGCTTTACCGACGAGTACGATGTGCTCTCCATCCCGCTGATGAATATGGACCTGTACTACTCCTTGACAGAGGAGGAGCGGGGATGGATCGACGAGGCGTTCGAGTACGGCGTACAGATGGAGCGGTCGCGGATTCTGGAGTCCATGGACGAGGTGACCCGCTACATGACCGACGGCACGGTGGCGAGCCTGGAACGCTGCGACATCGACCGCACGCAGTTCCAGACGGCCACGCTCAGCGTCCACGAGGAATACTACAGTATTTTGGGCGGCGAGCTCTTTGACTGGGCCTACGAGAAGCTGGACGAGGATAACGCGGCCAAGGGGCTTCCCCTTTGGAGGGATCTGGCGGCCTGGTCCGACTACGCCAAGGGCTAA
- the ilvD_3 gene encoding dihydroxy-acid dehydratase: protein MEYRSGLLRERGLTEALMKAAGMIDEEFDQPLILVMNSWNELHPGHQHLRGLADAVKAGVRMGGGTPFESNTIALCDGIRTPASNKYILPSREIIADSIEVTAQAFQADGMVLIAACDKIVPACLMAAARINIPTVIVTGGAMLAGCVHGRRVTNQDMNDAGSGYRSGVKMTPEEMHELTEGLCGSVGSCWGMGTANTMSCLSEAIGMSLPYCGCAHAVDALKSRIAKKSGIAVVELVKRNLRPADIMTREALENALTVNEAIGGSTNTFLHLPALAHELGLALPMDTFDTVSAQTPQICNVMPAGPYDMSAVRDAGGIPAVEKELLPLLHPGVMTVTGRSLAENLEKVENLDPEVIRPLERPFRPSGSHAVLKGNLAPGGVVVKRVAVPDKMMVHSGPARVFESCEDAMDAIRTGRVSAGDVVVIRYEGPKGGPGMREMIDITRTLSSINCEDKIALVTDGRFSGYSSGAVFGHCSPEAQEGGAIAVVRDGDIISYDIDKRTIHVALTDEEIAARLRQWKPRENPARGYLARYGRMVSSGSEGAVVRQ, encoded by the coding sequence ATGGAATATAGGAGCGGTTTGCTTCGAGAACGGGGCCTTACGGAGGCCCTGATGAAGGCGGCCGGGATGATTGACGAGGAGTTCGACCAGCCGCTGATTCTGGTCATGAACTCCTGGAACGAGCTGCATCCCGGCCACCAGCACCTGCGGGGGCTGGCCGACGCGGTAAAAGCCGGGGTGCGCATGGGGGGCGGGACGCCCTTTGAGTCCAACACCATTGCACTGTGCGACGGGATCCGCACGCCCGCCTCCAATAAGTACATCCTCCCCAGCCGGGAGATTATCGCGGACTCCATAGAAGTCACGGCGCAGGCCTTTCAGGCGGATGGGATGGTGCTCATTGCGGCCTGCGACAAAATTGTGCCCGCCTGTCTGATGGCGGCGGCCCGGATTAACATCCCCACGGTCATTGTCACCGGTGGCGCCATGCTGGCGGGATGTGTGCACGGGCGGCGGGTCACAAACCAAGACATGAACGACGCCGGCAGCGGCTACCGCAGCGGCGTCAAGATGACCCCTGAGGAGATGCACGAGTTGACCGAGGGGCTGTGCGGCAGCGTCGGCAGCTGCTGGGGTATGGGCACGGCAAACACCATGAGTTGCCTGAGCGAGGCCATCGGCATGAGCCTGCCCTACTGCGGCTGCGCCCACGCGGTAGACGCGCTGAAAAGCCGCATTGCAAAAAAAAGCGGCATCGCGGTGGTGGAGCTGGTAAAGCGGAACCTGCGCCCCGCCGATATCATGACACGTGAGGCACTTGAGAACGCCCTGACGGTAAACGAGGCCATCGGCGGCTCCACCAACACCTTTCTCCACCTGCCCGCGCTGGCCCACGAGTTAGGCCTTGCGCTGCCTATGGATACCTTTGATACGGTGAGCGCCCAAACCCCCCAAATTTGCAACGTCATGCCCGCCGGGCCCTATGATATGAGCGCAGTGCGGGATGCCGGCGGTATTCCAGCGGTAGAAAAGGAACTGTTGCCCCTGCTGCACCCCGGCGTTATGACGGTCACTGGGCGAAGCTTGGCCGAGAATTTGGAGAAGGTGGAAAACTTAGACCCGGAGGTGATCCGCCCGCTGGAGCGGCCATTCCGGCCCAGCGGAAGCCACGCCGTACTCAAGGGGAACCTGGCGCCCGGAGGGGTGGTGGTCAAGCGGGTCGCCGTGCCGGATAAGATGATGGTCCACAGCGGGCCCGCGCGCGTATTTGAGTCCTGCGAGGATGCCATGGACGCCATCCGCACGGGCCGGGTGAGTGCGGGAGACGTGGTGGTAATCCGCTACGAGGGCCCCAAGGGCGGACCCGGTATGCGGGAGATGATCGACATCACCCGTACCCTCAGCTCCATCAACTGTGAGGACAAGATTGCCCTGGTGACCGACGGGCGCTTCTCCGGCTACTCCAGCGGCGCGGTGTTTGGACACTGCTCGCCGGAGGCCCAGGAGGGGGGCGCCATCGCTGTGGTCCGGGACGGGGACATCATCTCCTATGACATCGACAAGCGCACCATCCACGTGGCGCTGACCGACGAGGAGATTGCCGCGCGCCTGCGCCAATGGAAGCCCCGGGAGAATCCGGCCAGAGGCTACCTCGCCCGATACGGCAGGATGGTCTCCTCTGGATCCGAGGGCGCGGTGGTCCGCCAATGA
- a CDS encoding transporter, with translation MSTVLPVIGFILAWLLLVVSTYKGHSAIYMSLACALILLLLSGVGVQEGIMGTYMPALAGLCTTVFPLVLMGSILGQLYVDSGAASAISFALSDSLMKNASPRVRKVFTIALIYFVGCLLCYGGVDSAALMFTLVPLALVFFEAADIPRKYAAAVCVHVSCICLSGVGAPTYYNIYPGLQLGTAPSAGFAAGVTALVLNVAGGILLASLYVARDEKKGLGGFHWGNARRPEFDRDNMPHPLVALIPLAVAMLLFVGLGVHFVASIGAGVVLSLLLFYRNFSVEPGSTKGKRLIAMLSKGTASGINGAIVLCSMSAFGAVVQTNPVFSSVSGALMRLPLPPVFAYALLVGLLGILTGATVSGFQAGLGLALEHGKFGLTDAVLHRVGAASAATFNLAPFTGVVFVTLNLAGLSHKEGYGTIVKLAVLMMAVSTAAASVLCAIFPSLP, from the coding sequence ATGAGCACTGTGTTACCCGTAATCGGTTTTATACTCGCGTGGCTGCTTCTGGTGGTGAGCACCTATAAGGGGCACTCGGCAATCTACATGTCCCTGGCCTGTGCGCTGATTCTCCTGCTCTTAAGCGGCGTTGGAGTTCAGGAGGGGATAATGGGCACCTACATGCCGGCGCTGGCCGGGCTGTGCACCACTGTGTTCCCGCTGGTCCTGATGGGCTCCATCCTGGGGCAGCTCTACGTGGACTCCGGGGCGGCCAGCGCCATCTCCTTCGCCCTGTCGGACAGTCTGATGAAAAACGCCTCTCCCCGTGTACGCAAGGTATTTACCATCGCCCTCATCTACTTCGTGGGCTGCCTGCTCTGCTACGGCGGCGTGGACAGCGCCGCGCTTATGTTCACGCTGGTCCCCCTGGCGCTGGTGTTCTTTGAGGCGGCGGACATCCCCCGCAAATACGCGGCGGCCGTCTGCGTCCACGTGAGCTGCATCTGTCTGAGCGGGGTGGGCGCGCCCACCTATTACAACATCTACCCGGGCCTGCAGCTGGGGACGGCCCCATCGGCGGGCTTTGCGGCGGGCGTGACGGCGCTTGTCCTGAACGTGGCGGGCGGAATTCTCCTGGCCTCCCTATACGTGGCCCGGGACGAGAAAAAAGGGCTGGGCGGGTTTCATTGGGGCAACGCCCGCCGCCCGGAGTTCGACAGGGACAACATGCCACATCCCCTGGTTGCCCTGATCCCGCTGGCCGTGGCCATGCTCCTGTTCGTGGGGCTGGGCGTACATTTCGTCGCCTCCATCGGGGCGGGCGTGGTGCTCTCCCTTCTCCTGTTTTACCGCAACTTCTCTGTGGAGCCCGGCTCCACCAAGGGCAAGCGCTTGATCGCCATGCTAAGCAAGGGCACGGCCTCCGGTATCAACGGCGCCATTGTCCTGTGCTCCATGAGCGCCTTCGGCGCGGTGGTGCAGACAAACCCGGTGTTCTCTAGCGTGTCGGGCGCCCTGATGAGGCTGCCGCTTCCCCCGGTCTTTGCGTACGCGCTCCTGGTGGGGCTGCTGGGCATCCTGACCGGCGCGACGGTCTCCGGCTTCCAGGCCGGTCTGGGGCTGGCGCTGGAGCACGGCAAGTTCGGCCTGACCGACGCCGTGCTCCACCGGGTGGGCGCGGCAAGCGCGGCCACCTTCAACCTGGCCCCCTTCACGGGCGTGGTATTTGTCACGCTCAACCTGGCCGGATTGAGCCACAAGGAGGGGTACGGCACCATTGTAAAGCTGGCCGTACTCATGATGGCGGTCTCCACGGCGGCAGCCTCCGTCCTGTGCGCGATTTTCCCCTCGCTCCCATAG
- a CDS encoding short-chain dehydrogenase: MRWTALQPEEQRSVKSMLDMHGKTVLITGGSGGIGRACALALAELGADVVLTGTRRSREKLESYCRYLEGKYGGRAVGICCDVSREEEVDALFAAIREQFGDLHVAFSNAGFFPRADSADAPIEEFSRTLAVDVTGTLLVCRNAANLMMERGHGGSLILNASMTGHIVNRREDGARYHVAYPAAKGAVLQLTKALALDYAQFGIRVNSVSPGYILSGIHDGRAQSYFDYTRENVPMKRYGTLDEIVGSVVYYACDLSGYTTGADLLVDGGYCAW, from the coding sequence ATGCGATGGACGGCGTTGCAGCCTGAGGAACAGCGCAGTGTAAAAAGCATGCTGGATATGCATGGGAAGACCGTCCTGATCACCGGGGGCTCGGGCGGGATTGGGCGGGCCTGCGCCCTGGCGCTGGCAGAGTTGGGGGCCGACGTGGTGCTCACCGGTACCCGGCGCAGCCGGGAGAAGCTGGAGAGCTACTGCCGGTACCTTGAGGGGAAATACGGGGGAAGGGCCGTGGGGATCTGCTGTGACGTGTCCCGGGAAGAGGAGGTGGACGCCCTCTTTGCCGCCATCCGTGAACAATTCGGCGATCTCCACGTGGCGTTCAGCAATGCCGGGTTCTTCCCGCGGGCGGATTCGGCGGACGCTCCGATCGAGGAGTTCAGCCGGACCCTGGCGGTAGACGTGACGGGGACGCTTCTGGTCTGCCGCAACGCGGCCAACCTGATGATGGAGCGCGGACACGGCGGCTCCCTGATTCTCAACGCCTCGATGACGGGGCATATCGTCAACCGCAGGGAGGACGGCGCGCGCTACCACGTTGCCTACCCCGCGGCCAAGGGAGCCGTACTCCAGCTGACGAAAGCCCTGGCGCTGGACTACGCGCAGTTTGGAATCCGCGTCAACAGTGTGAGCCCCGGCTACATCCTCTCGGGCATCCACGACGGGCGCGCGCAGAGCTATTTTGACTACACCCGGGAGAACGTGCCCATGAAGCGCTACGGGACGCTGGACGAAATCGTGGGGAGCGTCGTCTACTACGCCTGCGACCTGTCCGGCTACACCACGGGCGCGGATCTCTTGGTGGACGGCGGCTACTGCGCGTGGTAA
- the kce_8 gene encoding 3-keto-5-aminohexanoate cleavage enzyme — protein MSTHPKKKIIVTVAPTSNFHGKDANPALPCTPAEIADAVYDCYNAGAAVVHLHARDEHLVQSNDVNIFRDMNDRIRAKCSIILQNSTAPAVKPGAVEDDGLSVLDAGCEMCSIDCGILHLKFGELQIFNKWTRDWLVSAAQKALDRGIKPELEIFNPSNLEDVIHILKPAGVLPDPISLTFVMGMGAQGAQKFTPENLMHLVRMTPDRDFLWGAMGVGGANQHKATCMALALGGNVRVGFEDNIYYRPGELAKSNAQLVERIVTTARDMGYDIASPDEARAILGIQKK, from the coding sequence ATGTCTACCCATCCCAAGAAAAAGATCATTGTCACCGTAGCGCCCACCAGCAATTTCCACGGCAAGGACGCAAACCCCGCGCTCCCCTGCACCCCGGCCGAGATCGCCGACGCGGTCTACGACTGCTACAACGCCGGCGCGGCGGTGGTGCACCTCCACGCCAGGGACGAGCATCTGGTGCAGTCCAACGACGTGAACATCTTCCGCGATATGAACGACCGTATCCGCGCCAAGTGCAGCATTATCCTCCAGAACTCCACCGCGCCCGCCGTCAAGCCGGGGGCCGTGGAGGACGACGGGCTGTCCGTCCTGGACGCCGGGTGCGAGATGTGCTCCATCGACTGCGGTATCCTGCACCTGAAGTTTGGTGAGCTGCAGATTTTTAACAAGTGGACCCGGGACTGGCTGGTTTCCGCGGCGCAGAAGGCCCTGGACCGGGGGATCAAGCCGGAGCTGGAGATCTTCAACCCCTCCAACCTCGAGGACGTTATCCACATCCTCAAGCCCGCCGGAGTCCTGCCCGACCCCATCTCCCTGACCTTCGTCATGGGGATGGGCGCCCAGGGCGCGCAGAAATTCACCCCGGAAAACCTGATGCACCTGGTGCGAATGACCCCCGACCGTGATTTCCTTTGGGGCGCCATGGGTGTGGGGGGCGCCAACCAGCACAAGGCCACCTGCATGGCGCTGGCGCTGGGCGGCAACGTGCGCGTAGGGTTTGAGGACAATATCTACTACCGGCCCGGCGAGCTGGCCAAGAGCAACGCCCAGCTTGTGGAGCGCATCGTCACGACCGCGCGGGATATGGGCTACGACATCGCGTCGCCCGACGAGGCCCGCGCCATTTTGGGGATTCAAAAAAAGTAA
- a CDS encoding RNA polymerase subunit sigma-54, with the protein MNPKLTDAQLLELIRHFSYDCCVVHDEAGIITFVSDSYQRITGHDPAQIIGEPISVLRERAIVEPSAGVQVLESKVPTTMMLDYKNGKDVIVTCIPVFDREEKLLAVVGNIRDITELNNLKERLAQSEYSSRRTTALLEEIKLHSLSSHGFIFNSPEMQQLFTLATRIAKVDSTVLITGESGVGKDVYAQLIQRMAQELAGRPVPYIKISCGAIPENLLESELFGYEYGAFTGAKKSGKPGIFELAEDGIVFLDEIGELPLTLQVKLLTVLQDRSFTRLGGVKPVKMQARIIAATNRDLEQAVAAGEFREDLYYRLNVIPVCIPPLRQRQEDVSALITSFLERFNNKYNMQRSLEPKALRLLERYSWPGNVRELANVVERIVVLSPSDLITAEMLPEAILRADTQGLEEAVDRSLPLGEFLEKMERFRIARAVEKEQTLRSAAEELGIDLSTLTRKLQKYNIPRRNQRKFVHTNLPKGHLAAAEKEGWE; encoded by the coding sequence GTGAACCCGAAGCTGACCGACGCGCAGCTCTTGGAGCTGATACGCCATTTCTCCTACGACTGCTGCGTCGTCCACGACGAGGCCGGCATCATTACCTTTGTCAGCGACTCCTACCAGCGCATCACCGGGCACGATCCCGCGCAGATTATCGGGGAGCCCATCTCCGTGCTGCGGGAGCGCGCGATTGTGGAGCCCTCGGCAGGCGTGCAGGTGCTGGAGAGCAAGGTGCCCACCACCATGATGCTGGACTATAAAAACGGGAAGGACGTCATCGTCACCTGTATCCCGGTGTTCGATCGGGAGGAAAAGCTGCTGGCGGTGGTGGGCAATATTCGCGACATTACCGAGCTGAACAATCTAAAGGAGCGCTTGGCCCAGAGCGAGTACAGCAGCCGGAGGACCACGGCGCTGCTGGAGGAAATCAAGCTGCACTCCCTGTCCAGCCACGGCTTTATTTTCAACAGCCCGGAGATGCAGCAGCTCTTCACGCTGGCCACCCGGATCGCGAAGGTGGACTCCACCGTGCTGATCACCGGGGAGTCCGGCGTGGGCAAGGACGTATACGCCCAGCTTATCCAGCGCATGGCGCAGGAGCTGGCGGGCCGCCCGGTGCCCTATATAAAAATATCCTGCGGGGCGATCCCGGAAAACCTGCTGGAATCCGAGCTGTTCGGCTACGAGTACGGCGCGTTTACCGGGGCGAAAAAGAGTGGGAAGCCGGGAATTTTTGAGCTGGCCGAGGATGGAATCGTATTTTTGGACGAGATCGGCGAGCTGCCGCTTACCCTTCAGGTCAAGCTGCTCACGGTGCTGCAGGACCGGTCCTTCACCCGCCTGGGCGGGGTAAAGCCCGTGAAGATGCAGGCGCGTATTATCGCCGCCACGAACCGGGATCTGGAGCAGGCGGTGGCCGCGGGGGAATTCCGAGAGGACCTCTATTACCGTCTGAATGTCATCCCGGTCTGTATCCCGCCGCTGCGGCAGCGCCAGGAGGACGTATCCGCCCTGATCACCTCCTTCCTGGAGCGGTTCAACAACAAATACAACATGCAGCGCAGCCTGGAGCCAAAGGCGCTGAGGCTGCTGGAGCGCTACTCCTGGCCCGGCAACGTACGGGAGCTGGCAAACGTGGTGGAGCGCATCGTGGTGCTCAGCCCGTCTGATCTCATTACGGCCGAGATGCTCCCGGAGGCCATCCTGCGCGCGGACACCCAGGGCCTTGAGGAGGCCGTGGACCGGAGCCTGCCGTTGGGCGAATTTCTGGAGAAGATGGAGCGTTTTCGGATCGCGCGGGCGGTGGAGAAGGAACAGACGCTGAGATCCGCCGCCGAGGAGCTGGGCATCGACCTGTCCACGCTCACCCGCAAGCTGCAGAAGTACAATATTCCGCGGCGCAACCAGCGGAAGTTCGTACACACCAACCTGCCGAAGGGACACCTTGCGGCGGCTGAAAAAGAGGGATGGGAGTAG
- the aroE gene encoding shikimate dehydrogenase (NADP(+)), protein MIGRRKEISGHTKLMGTVGHPVEHSLSPLLHTALGVRYHRDVAYLAYDITADKVGEFTRAMRTLGILGCNVTMPDKEAILPYLDEMDPFARRCGAVNLVKNTDGHLCGYNVDAEGFRMGLEAKGLGFEGNNILILGAGGAAKSIVELAVDRGAAHICVLNRSVPRAQCLCAGRKRMSCGPMSGQRLAQEARHANLIINTTSLGMEGAGEDYREFSFLDQTGAAVAEVVYNPLHTALLREAQRRGLTVVRGLDMLIYQALLTFTCITGVETDPAADYPYLERLLLDEFHRRSAE, encoded by the coding sequence ATGATCGGGCGGCGCAAGGAGATTTCGGGGCACACAAAACTGATGGGAACAGTGGGCCACCCGGTGGAACACAGCCTGTCCCCGTTGCTGCATACCGCTCTGGGCGTGCGCTACCACAGGGACGTGGCCTATCTGGCCTATGACATCACCGCGGACAAGGTGGGGGAGTTTACCCGGGCCATGCGTACGCTGGGTATCTTGGGATGCAACGTCACCATGCCGGACAAGGAGGCGATCCTCCCCTATCTGGACGAGATGGATCCCTTTGCCCGGCGTTGCGGCGCGGTGAATTTGGTCAAAAATACCGACGGGCACCTGTGCGGCTACAATGTGGACGCAGAGGGCTTCCGCATGGGGCTGGAGGCCAAGGGGCTGGGGTTTGAAGGAAACAACATCCTGATCCTGGGGGCGGGCGGCGCGGCGAAGTCCATTGTGGAGTTGGCCGTGGACCGCGGTGCGGCGCATATCTGTGTGCTGAACCGGAGCGTGCCCCGGGCGCAGTGCCTGTGCGCCGGGCGGAAACGGATGAGCTGCGGCCCCATGTCCGGCCAGCGGCTGGCTCAGGAGGCCCGTCATGCGAATTTAATCATCAATACCACGTCTCTGGGCATGGAGGGTGCCGGGGAGGATTACCGTGAGTTCTCCTTTCTGGATCAGACCGGGGCCGCGGTAGCGGAGGTGGTCTACAATCCGCTTCATACCGCGTTGCTGCGAGAGGCGCAGCGGAGGGGCCTGACCGTCGTCCGCGGGCTGGATATGCTGATTTACCAAGCGCTGCTGACATTTACGTGCATTACAGGCGTGGAGACCGATCCGGCGGCTGACTACCCCTACCTGGAACGGCTTCTGCTGGACGAATTTCACCGGCGCAGCGCCGAGTAG
- the garL gene encoding 5-keto-4-deoxy-D-glucarate aldolase, whose product MSDFVFQPEVARRLRSRQKVCAAWAQMGCSISAEIFAEAGFDMLVIDAEHSPTTLPGIVSLLQAIKGTGCFPMVRAPWNDPVSIKQLLDCGAAGIHVPYVSTREEAELAVRCCKYPPQGIRGIAGSQRAVGYGAEKADYYARANREVLVMVAIETEEGVRNIREIAAVDGLDGIFIGPADLSASMGYLDNPAAPAVQAAIRTVEQAVLSSDKFLGTVAAGMGDAAAKYDRGYSLLYLLSDTTCLSSAAAASVSEFHRYLDKEPISF is encoded by the coding sequence ATGAGCGATTTCGTTTTTCAGCCGGAGGTAGCCCGGCGCCTGCGCTCCCGGCAAAAGGTTTGCGCCGCATGGGCCCAGATGGGCTGCAGCATCAGCGCGGAGATCTTTGCCGAGGCCGGTTTCGACATGCTCGTCATCGACGCCGAGCACTCCCCCACCACCTTGCCCGGCATCGTCTCCCTATTACAGGCGATCAAGGGGACCGGCTGTTTCCCTATGGTGCGCGCCCCGTGGAACGACCCCGTCTCCATCAAGCAGCTCCTGGACTGCGGTGCCGCCGGGATCCACGTGCCCTACGTCTCCACCCGGGAGGAGGCTGAGCTGGCCGTGCGTTGCTGCAAGTATCCGCCCCAGGGCATCCGTGGCATTGCGGGCAGCCAGCGCGCGGTGGGCTACGGCGCCGAGAAGGCCGACTATTACGCCCGGGCCAACCGCGAGGTTCTCGTCATGGTCGCCATTGAGACGGAGGAGGGCGTCCGCAATATCCGGGAGATCGCCGCTGTGGACGGGTTGGACGGCATTTTTATCGGCCCCGCCGATCTCTCCGCTTCCATGGGCTATCTGGACAATCCCGCCGCGCCTGCCGTGCAGGCGGCCATCCGCACGGTGGAGCAGGCCGTCCTGTCCTCAGACAAATTCCTGGGCACCGTTGCTGCCGGGATGGGGGACGCCGCAGCGAAGTACGACCGGGGCTACAGCCTGCTCTACCTCCTGTCGGACACAACCTGCCTCTCCTCCGCGGCGGCGGCTTCGGTATCTGAATTCCACCGCTACCTGGACAAAGAACCAATTTCATTCTAA
- a CDS encoding cyclase, giving the protein MKIIDLSHTYRPGMTGMSKWHPVVEFRRMGKLEEIGMNTSSILLGSHIATHMDAASHFIPGGYSIEATTLERCVGEVTVVDVRHRGKGDCLRVADLEPYQLKPRVLLCFGYCKYWADQAQYNVNYPYIGMEAAQYLLDKGVELVAMDIPSPDRPPAEGEERFPVHKLMLSHNIIFVEALANTQAVDFSARYTLVALPLKLEGVDASPCRVILIEKGAL; this is encoded by the coding sequence GTGAAAATCATTGATTTAAGCCACACCTACCGGCCGGGGATGACCGGTATGAGCAAATGGCATCCCGTGGTGGAATTCCGGCGCATGGGGAAGCTGGAGGAGATCGGCATGAACACCAGCAGTATCCTTCTGGGCAGCCATATCGCCACCCACATGGACGCGGCCAGCCATTTCATCCCCGGGGGCTACTCCATAGAGGCGACGACGCTGGAGCGGTGCGTGGGGGAGGTCACCGTTGTGGACGTGCGGCACAGGGGAAAGGGCGACTGCCTGCGGGTGGCCGATCTGGAGCCATACCAGCTCAAGCCGCGGGTGCTGCTCTGCTTTGGCTACTGTAAATACTGGGCGGATCAGGCGCAGTACAACGTGAACTACCCCTATATCGGTATGGAGGCGGCGCAATATCTTCTGGACAAGGGTGTGGAGCTGGTGGCCATGGACATCCCTTCACCGGACCGCCCTCCGGCGGAGGGGGAGGAGCGCTTCCCGGTGCACAAGCTGATGCTCTCGCATAACATCATCTTTGTGGAGGCGCTGGCCAATACGCAGGCGGTCGACTTTTCCGCGCGGTATACGCTGGTGGCCCTCCCACTTAAGCTGGAGGGGGTGGACGCCTCCCCCTGCCGGGTAATTCTAATCGAGAAGGGGGCGCTGTAA